From bacterium, the proteins below share one genomic window:
- the rpsS gene encoding 30S ribosomal protein S19 codes for MGRSQKKGPFADQHLVEKIKGLNRSRERRVIKTWSRRSTVLPDFIGHTIAVYDGRKHVPVYVSEQMVGHKLGEFAPTRTFKGHSAHTERATTPK; via the coding sequence ATGGGACGATCGCAAAAGAAAGGGCCGTTTGCGGACCAGCACTTGGTCGAGAAGATCAAGGGCCTGAACCGATCTCGTGAGCGGCGCGTCATCAAGACCTGGTCGCGACGCTCGACCGTGCTACCCGATTTCATCGGGCACACGATTGCCGTATACGACGGCCGGAAACACGTTCCGGTATACGTTTCCGAGCAGATGGTGGGACACAAGCTCGGCGAGTTCGCGCCGACGCGCACGTTCAAGGGGCACAGCGCTCACACCGAGCGCGCAACGACGCCGAAGTAG
- the rplW gene encoding 50S ribosomal protein L23: MGIVNPREIIRRPILTEKSLRGNEGGKYTFEIARGANKIAVKQAVEAIFSVRVRQVNVINIPGRTRRRGRYEFVSPGMRKAVVTLAPGNKIDLESMT, encoded by the coding sequence ATGGGGATCGTGAACCCGCGCGAGATCATCCGCCGCCCGATTCTGACCGAAAAGAGCCTGCGCGGCAACGAGGGCGGAAAGTACACGTTCGAGATCGCGCGCGGCGCGAACAAGATCGCCGTGAAGCAGGCGGTGGAAGCGATCTTCTCGGTGCGCGTGCGTCAGGTCAACGTGATCAACATCCCAGGGCGCACGCGCCGGAGGGGCCGGTACGAGTTCGTCTCACCCGGCATGCGTAAGGCCGTGGTCACGCTGGCCCCGGGCAACAAGATAGACCTGGAGAGCATGACGTAG
- the rplV gene encoding 50S ribosomal protein L22, which translates to MEAKAIAKYISISPLKARRALAVLRGLPVREAEARLLAAPDMASKAVAKVLKSAVANAESNHEMDADDLIVMRTYADKAPVTKRVTPRARGRADVITKRSSHITVVVGERAGR; encoded by the coding sequence ATGGAAGCCAAGGCGATCGCCAAGTACATCAGCATATCGCCCCTGAAGGCACGGCGGGCGCTGGCGGTCCTGCGCGGGCTCCCGGTCCGAGAGGCCGAGGCTCGGCTGCTGGCTGCACCTGACATGGCCTCCAAGGCGGTGGCCAAGGTTCTGAAGTCGGCGGTGGCCAATGCCGAGAGCAACCACGAGATGGATGCCGATGACCTGATCGTAATGCGGACCTATGCCGACAAAGCGCCTGTGACCAAGCGGGTCACGCCGCGCGCGCGCGGGCGGGCGGACGTCATCACCAAGCGCAGCAGCCACATTACCGTCGTGGTGGGCGAGCGCGCGGGTCGGTAG
- the rpsC gene encoding 30S ribosomal protein S3, with protein MGQKVNPIGLRVGIIRDWESRWYARNMADLIEEDQKIRHMIKKKLHRAGISRVEIERAANRVRVVIHSARPGIIIGRGGTGIDALKKELDALTGRQIMLSVNEVRRPEIEAQLVAENVAQQLERRIAYRRAMKQAVQRSLRAGAKGIRIACGGRLGGSEIARYEWYREGRVPLHTLRADIDYGMAEALTTYGRIGVKVWIYRGDQLPESRRHEPEHRRPPRHEPAAGVGPVVIPSRTAPVSVRRQGSDVDAQAD; from the coding sequence GTGGGGCAGAAGGTCAACCCAATCGGGCTGCGGGTCGGTATCATTCGGGACTGGGAGTCCCGATGGTATGCCCGGAACATGGCGGATCTGATCGAGGAAGATCAGAAGATCCGGCACATGATTAAGAAGAAGCTCCACCGCGCCGGAATCTCGCGCGTCGAGATCGAGAGGGCGGCAAACCGTGTCCGAGTCGTCATACACTCCGCGCGGCCCGGCATAATCATCGGGCGCGGCGGGACTGGGATTGATGCTCTCAAGAAGGAGCTGGATGCCCTGACCGGCCGGCAGATAATGCTGAGCGTGAACGAGGTGCGCCGGCCCGAGATCGAGGCACAGCTTGTCGCCGAGAACGTGGCGCAGCAGTTGGAGCGACGGATCGCCTACCGACGCGCCATGAAGCAGGCGGTTCAGCGCAGTCTCCGGGCAGGGGCCAAGGGCATACGCATCGCGTGCGGCGGACGGCTCGGCGGGTCCGAGATCGCGCGTTACGAATGGTACCGGGAAGGGCGCGTGCCCCTGCACACGCTCCGGGCCGACATTGACTACGGGATGGCCGAGGCGCTTACCACGTACGGGCGCATCGGGGTCAAGGTCTGGATCTACCGGGGAGACCAGCTTCCCGAGAGCCGCCGGCATGAGCCCGAACACCGCCGGCCGCCCCGCCATGAGCCGGCCGCAGGCGTTGGGCCCGTTGTGATTCCGAGCCGGACGGCGCCGGTTAGCGTGAGGAGGCAGGGCAGCGATGTTGATGCCCAAGCGGACTAA
- the rplP gene encoding 50S ribosomal protein L16 has product MLMPKRTKFRKAHRGNMAGKVRAGTSVAFGEYGLQALDPGWVSSAQLEAARRTITRFIKRGGKLWIRVFPDKPVTKKPAETRMGSGKGNPEFWVAVVRPGRILFELAGVAEPQARQAMSLASHKLPIKTQFISRVVA; this is encoded by the coding sequence ATGTTGATGCCCAAGCGGACTAAGTTCCGGAAGGCGCACCGGGGGAACATGGCCGGCAAGGTTCGCGCCGGTACCTCCGTGGCGTTCGGCGAGTACGGCCTTCAGGCACTGGACCCAGGCTGGGTTTCCAGCGCCCAGCTCGAGGCGGCCCGGCGCACGATTACCCGATTCATCAAGCGCGGGGGAAAGCTATGGATCAGGGTCTTTCCCGACAAGCCGGTCACGAAGAAGCCGGCCGAGACGCGCATGGGCAGCGGCAAGGGGAACCCTGAGTTCTGGGTTGCCGTCGTCAGACCGGGCCGGATCCTGTTCGAGCTGGCCGGCGTGGCTGAGCCCCAGGCCCGGCAGGCGATGTCCCTGGCATCGCACAAGCTGCCGATCAAGACCCAGTTCATTTCCCGGGTGGTGGCCTGA
- the rplC gene encoding 50S ribosomal protein L3: MTAILGRKLGMTRIFDDEGASIAVTVIEAGPCVVVDARTLERDGYAAMRVAFEPVPDRKVNRPMKGVFAKLKMAPHRVIRELPLPEGGVVPGQVITVEEFSPGQIVDVTGTSIGHGFTGAMKRHGFSGQRDSHGVSLMHRAIGSIGSSDIARVFPGKRMAGRHGNKRVTVQKLRVVRVDPKNNLLLLRGATPGIRGALLMVRSA; this comes from the coding sequence ATGACGGCCATTCTTGGACGGAAGCTCGGCATGACCCGTATCTTCGACGACGAAGGGGCCAGCATCGCAGTGACGGTTATCGAGGCGGGTCCTTGCGTCGTAGTGGACGCCCGAACGCTCGAGCGCGACGGCTACGCCGCGATGCGGGTGGCCTTTGAGCCCGTGCCCGACCGTAAGGTGAACCGCCCGATGAAGGGCGTGTTCGCTAAGCTAAAGATGGCGCCCCATCGGGTGATCCGAGAGCTGCCACTGCCTGAGGGAGGGGTAGTTCCTGGGCAGGTTATCACCGTCGAGGAGTTTTCCCCCGGGCAGATCGTGGACGTAACCGGCACCAGCATCGGGCACGGATTCACCGGCGCGATGAAACGGCACGGTTTCAGCGGCCAGCGAGACTCGCACGGCGTGTCACTGATGCACCGCGCGATAGGCTCCATCGGATCGTCGGATATCGCTCGAGTGTTTCCCGGCAAGCGGATGGCCGGACGCCACGGTAACAAGCGGGTGACCGTGCAGAAGCTTCGCGTGGTCCGCGTGGATCCAAAGAACAACCTGCTGCTGCTACGCGGCGCCACGCCGGGCATTCGGGGGGCGCTGCTGATGGTGAGGAGCGCATGA
- the rpsL gene encoding 30S ribosomal protein S12, with protein MPTVSQLVRLGRYQVREKSKSPALGECPQKRGVCIQVKTTTPKKPNSALRKIARIRLTNGMEVTAYIPGIGHNLQEHSVVLIRGGRVKDLPGIRYHIVRGSLDSAGVVNRMRSRSKYGAKRPKK; from the coding sequence ATGCCGACCGTGAGTCAACTAGTCCGACTTGGGCGCTACCAGGTCCGGGAAAAGAGCAAATCGCCGGCACTGGGCGAGTGCCCGCAGAAGCGCGGCGTGTGTATCCAGGTGAAGACGACAACGCCCAAGAAGCCGAACTCCGCCCTGCGCAAGATCGCCCGCATCCGGCTGACCAACGGCATGGAGGTGACCGCCTACATCCCGGGGATCGGCCACAACCTACAAGAGCACTCGGTGGTGCTGATCCGTGGCGGTCGCGTTAAGGACCTCCCGGGCATCCGGTACCACATTGTGAGGGGTTCGCTGGACTCGGCGGGGGTGGTCAATCGCATGCGCAGCCGCTCCAAGTACGGGGCCAAGCGGCCCAAGAAGTAG
- a CDS encoding ribosomal L7Ae/L30e/S12e/Gadd45 family protein, protein MSASGALARIRGAPARAVGAHQTTKAITRGAAVEVFIAADADPKVVAPIVRAAAERGVAVVEVESMTALGRACGIAVGATAAAVLIVSPDPS, encoded by the coding sequence ATGAGCGCATCTGGTGCTCTTGCGCGGATTCGAGGCGCACCGGCTCGTGCGGTTGGTGCGCATCAAACGACGAAGGCGATCACGCGCGGGGCGGCGGTGGAGGTGTTCATCGCGGCCGACGCGGATCCGAAGGTGGTCGCGCCGATCGTGCGCGCGGCAGCCGAGCGGGGGGTCGCCGTTGTCGAGGTGGAATCGATGACCGCCCTGGGGCGGGCCTGCGGGATTGCCGTAGGCGCCACTGCCGCGGCGGTTCTGATTGTCAGCCCGGATCCTTCGTAG
- the fusA gene encoding elongation factor G yields MAALATIRNIGIVAHIDAGKTTTTERILFYTGRVHRLGEVDEGSATMDWMIQERERGITITSAATTCEWRDHRINIIDTPGHVDFTMEVERSMRVLDGAVVLLSAVEGVQPQSETVWRQAERYRVPRIIYINKMDRTGADFLRTVEMIRERLGAVPVPVQLPIGAEDGFQGVVDLIRMKSTIYLDDLGTRSDETDTPEGPRELAEQFRERLIETAADLDDAIAVKYLDGAPIGEEELRAALRRGTIAGRIIPVLCGSSFRNKGVQPLLDSVIDYLPSPLDMPPVTGVDKKTGQAVQRLADPSGPLAALAFKIISDPYVGKLTYFRVYSGTLRAGSYVFNANKAQKERISRILQMHANHREDISEVSAGNVVAAVGLRITATGDTLCDEDAPLVLESMHFPDPVISVAVEPKTRADEEKLTASLARLTEEDPTFRVRFDSETGQTVISGMGELHLEIIVDRLLREFKVGANVGRPQVAYKETIRQAAKGVGRYIRQTGGRGQYGHAVVELEPLGRGGGFEFVDKITGGDIPREFIRPVGVGIREAAEGGVLAGYPVIDFRATLVDGSYHEVDSSEMAFKIAGSLAFKEAALRAKPVLLEPMMRIEVVTPEVYTGDVIGDLNSRRGRIEGMEAQGPLQVVRAIIPLAEMFGYATTLRSASQGRATYSMEPSHYEEVPGSVADAVRARSGVGVRA; encoded by the coding sequence ATGGCCGCGCTCGCTACAATTCGGAACATTGGCATCGTCGCCCACATTGACGCCGGGAAAACTACAACTACCGAGCGCATCCTGTTCTACACGGGCCGGGTGCACCGGCTGGGAGAGGTAGACGAGGGCTCCGCGACCATGGATTGGATGATCCAGGAGCGGGAGCGTGGGATTACCATTACCTCCGCGGCCACCACCTGCGAGTGGCGGGACCACCGGATCAACATCATTGATACTCCCGGTCACGTGGACTTCACCATGGAGGTTGAGCGCTCGATGCGCGTGCTGGACGGCGCCGTCGTGCTGCTTTCCGCGGTAGAGGGTGTGCAGCCGCAGTCGGAGACCGTCTGGCGCCAGGCGGAACGCTACCGGGTTCCCCGGATCATCTACATCAACAAGATGGACCGGACCGGGGCCGATTTTCTCCGAACGGTCGAGATGATTCGCGAGCGGTTGGGGGCTGTGCCGGTACCGGTGCAACTCCCGATCGGCGCCGAGGACGGCTTCCAGGGCGTGGTTGACCTCATCCGCATGAAGTCCACGATCTACCTGGACGACCTGGGCACGCGATCTGACGAGACCGACACCCCCGAGGGGCCGCGCGAGCTGGCTGAGCAGTTCCGCGAGAGGCTGATCGAGACCGCAGCCGACCTGGACGACGCCATCGCCGTGAAGTACCTCGATGGTGCGCCGATCGGCGAGGAGGAGTTGCGCGCCGCCCTCCGGCGAGGCACGATCGCGGGGCGCATCATCCCAGTGTTGTGCGGCAGCTCGTTCCGAAACAAGGGAGTGCAGCCGCTGCTGGACTCCGTGATTGACTACCTGCCGTCCCCCCTGGACATGCCCCCGGTAACGGGAGTGGACAAGAAGACAGGGCAAGCGGTTCAGCGGTTGGCCGATCCCTCCGGGCCTCTGGCGGCGCTGGCGTTTAAGATCATCTCCGATCCCTATGTGGGTAAGCTTACTTACTTCCGTGTGTACTCGGGGACGCTCCGCGCCGGGTCGTACGTGTTCAACGCGAACAAGGCTCAGAAGGAACGGATTTCCCGCATCCTGCAGATGCATGCAAACCATCGTGAGGATATCTCCGAGGTGTCGGCGGGCAACGTGGTCGCGGCGGTAGGCCTGCGCATCACCGCTACGGGCGACACGCTGTGCGATGAGGATGCACCGTTGGTGCTGGAGTCCATGCACTTTCCAGACCCGGTCATTTCGGTGGCGGTGGAGCCCAAGACAAGGGCCGATGAGGAGAAGCTCACGGCGTCGCTGGCACGCCTCACGGAGGAGGATCCGACCTTCCGCGTGCGCTTCGATTCCGAGACCGGCCAGACCGTCATCTCCGGTATGGGTGAGCTTCACCTGGAGATCATCGTGGACCGCCTGCTGCGCGAGTTCAAGGTGGGAGCCAACGTGGGCCGGCCGCAGGTCGCGTACAAGGAGACCATCCGGCAGGCGGCAAAGGGCGTGGGCCGGTACATACGGCAGACCGGCGGCCGCGGGCAGTACGGCCACGCGGTCGTGGAGTTGGAACCGCTGGGACGCGGTGGCGGTTTTGAGTTCGTCGACAAGATCACGGGCGGCGACATCCCCCGGGAGTTCATACGCCCGGTGGGGGTTGGGATCCGTGAAGCCGCTGAGGGCGGCGTGCTGGCCGGCTACCCGGTCATTGACTTCCGCGCCACCCTGGTGGACGGCTCGTACCACGAGGTGGACTCGAGCGAGATGGCGTTCAAGATCGCCGGTTCGCTCGCTTTCAAGGAAGCGGCCTTGCGCGCCAAGCCGGTGCTCCTGGAGCCCATGATGCGGATCGAGGTAGTGACGCCCGAGGTATACACGGGCGACGTCATCGGAGACCTCAACTCCAGGCGCGGGCGCATAGAGGGCATGGAGGCTCAGGGGCCGCTGCAGGTCGTCCGGGCGATTATCCCGTTGGCGGAGATGTTTGGGTACGCGACGACGCTGCGCTCGGCCAGCCAGGGGCGCGCCACATACTCGATGGAGCCCTCGCACTACGAGGAGGTCCCCGGTAGCGTTGCCGACGCGGTCCGCGCCCGTTCAGGCGTGGGCGTGCGGGCGTAG
- the rpmC gene encoding 50S ribosomal protein L29: MKASVLREMIPAEIEKKLDEAERELWSLRIKVSQQRNTARIRELRRDIARMKTVLGGRMAAGQK, encoded by the coding sequence ATGAAGGCGAGCGTGCTACGGGAGATGATCCCGGCGGAGATCGAGAAGAAGCTCGATGAGGCGGAGCGCGAGTTATGGTCGCTGCGGATCAAGGTGTCCCAGCAGCGCAACACGGCGCGGATCCGCGAGCTGCGGCGCGACATCGCGCGCATGAAGACGGTGCTGGGCGGCCGCATGGCCGCAGGCCAGAAGTAG
- the rplN gene encoding 50S ribosomal protein L14 produces MIQQESRLKVADNTGARQLLCIRVLGGSHRRYASVGDIIVATVKQAIPNSPVKKGEVVRAVVVRTRKELRRHDGSYIRFDDNAAVLLSDATNPRGTRIFGPVARELREKQFMKIISLAPEVL; encoded by the coding sequence ATGATTCAACAAGAGAGCCGATTGAAGGTGGCGGACAACACCGGCGCGCGCCAGCTGCTTTGCATTCGCGTCCTGGGAGGGTCCCACAGGCGATACGCCAGCGTGGGGGACATCATCGTGGCAACGGTGAAGCAGGCCATCCCCAACAGCCCCGTCAAGAAGGGGGAGGTCGTTCGGGCAGTCGTCGTGCGCACCCGGAAGGAATTGCGCCGTCACGACGGGTCCTACATACGGTTCGACGACAACGCGGCGGTGCTGTTGTCCGATGCCACTAATCCCCGGGGCACTCGCATCTTCGGGCCGGTTGCGCGCGAACTCCGAGAGAAGCAGTTCATGAAGATCATCTCGCTCGCGCCTGAAGTGCTGTAG
- the rpsJ gene encoding 30S ribosomal protein S10, translating into MAVAQKIRIKLRAFDHKVLDQSAEKIVSVVRKSGARVSGPVPLPTNRSAFCVIRSPHVDKDSMEHFEIRTHRRLIDILDPTQKTVDELMHLDLPAGVDIEIKL; encoded by the coding sequence ATGGCGGTGGCGCAGAAGATTCGCATAAAGCTCAGGGCCTTCGACCACAAGGTCCTCGACCAGTCGGCCGAGAAGATCGTCAGCGTGGTGCGCAAGTCCGGGGCGCGGGTCAGCGGCCCGGTCCCGTTGCCGACCAACCGCAGCGCCTTCTGTGTCATCCGGTCCCCGCATGTCGATAAGGATTCGATGGAGCACTTCGAGATTCGGACCCATCGGCGCCTGATCGATATCCTTGACCCCACGCAGAAGACGGTGGACGAGCTCATGCACCTCGACCTTCCCGCGGGCGTTGACATTGAGATCAAGTTGTAG
- the rpsQ gene encoding 30S ribosomal protein S17, producing MEERARRKSQVGVVTSDKMAKTVVVKIEVVTRHPLYKKIVRRSKTLKAHDEQGTVHVGDRVRIVETRPLSRDKRWRVAEIIERAR from the coding sequence ATGGAGGAGCGGGCGAGGCGCAAGAGCCAGGTGGGCGTTGTGACCAGCGACAAGATGGCTAAGACCGTGGTGGTGAAGATCGAGGTCGTGACACGCCACCCGCTCTACAAGAAGATCGTCCGGCGGTCCAAGACGCTCAAGGCTCACGATGAGCAGGGCACGGTTCATGTGGGTGATCGCGTCCGAATTGTGGAGACGCGTCCTTTGTCCCGCGACAAACGGTGGCGGGTTGCTGAGATCATTGAGCGGGCGCGCTAG
- the rpsG gene encoding 30S ribosomal protein S7 codes for MPRKGSVARLEIGPDPVFENVAVHRLINKVMTRGKKGLAARAVYRAFEVVQEKSGQDPVKMFDKALGNVMPVLEVRPRRVGGATYQVPIEVRTERRFSLGLRWLVGYSRARKDRRTIADRLAAEILDAAAGQGASVKKREDIHRMAEANKAFAHYRW; via the coding sequence ATGCCGAGGAAGGGAAGCGTCGCACGGCTCGAGATCGGTCCGGATCCGGTCTTCGAGAATGTGGCCGTACATCGGCTGATCAACAAGGTAATGACGCGGGGCAAGAAAGGCCTGGCCGCGCGCGCCGTATACCGTGCATTCGAGGTCGTCCAAGAGAAGAGCGGGCAGGATCCGGTGAAGATGTTCGACAAGGCTCTGGGCAACGTGATGCCGGTGCTCGAGGTCCGTCCCCGCCGGGTCGGCGGCGCGACTTATCAGGTGCCCATTGAGGTGCGGACTGAGCGCCGCTTCTCGCTGGGGCTTCGCTGGTTGGTGGGGTATTCGCGCGCGCGCAAGGACCGTCGGACCATCGCCGATCGGTTGGCGGCCGAGATCCTCGACGCGGCGGCCGGACAGGGCGCATCGGTGAAGAAGCGGGAAGACATACACAGGATGGCAGAGGCTAACAAAGCCTTCGCACACTATCGATGGTAA
- the rplD gene encoding 50S ribosomal protein L4 — protein sequence MTTMMPKATAFDVTGAPAGEIELPAALFGLRPNRALLHRAVLAELANARAGTHATRTKGEVRGGGRKPWRQKGTGRARAGSRRSPLWTGGGITFGPQPRDYSQKLSKQERGLALRSALSAQAQAGRIVILERLAGGEPKTKSLAALLEAVGVRPPAVIVVADAEKDLVRAAANLRGARVLSARRLAVRHLLVPRPLVITQSALAVLQEAWGS from the coding sequence ATGACGACCATGATGCCCAAGGCCACCGCCTTTGACGTGACCGGCGCGCCCGCCGGCGAGATCGAGCTGCCCGCGGCGCTCTTTGGCCTGCGGCCAAACCGGGCCCTACTACACCGCGCGGTACTCGCCGAACTTGCCAACGCCCGTGCGGGTACGCACGCGACCCGCACCAAGGGCGAAGTCAGGGGAGGAGGCCGCAAGCCCTGGCGCCAGAAGGGCACTGGGCGCGCGCGAGCCGGAAGCCGGCGCTCTCCCCTCTGGACGGGCGGTGGGATCACCTTTGGCCCGCAGCCTCGCGATTACTCTCAGAAGCTCTCCAAGCAGGAGCGGGGTTTGGCCCTGCGATCGGCGCTGTCGGCCCAGGCCCAAGCGGGCCGAATCGTGATCCTGGAGCGTCTGGCCGGCGGCGAGCCCAAGACGAAGTCCCTGGCGGCGCTGCTGGAGGCGGTGGGGGTGCGTCCCCCGGCGGTTATCGTTGTGGCCGACGCCGAGAAGGATCTGGTACGGGCCGCGGCCAACCTGCGGGGCGCCCGCGTGCTCTCTGCCCGGCGCCTTGCGGTTCGTCACCTGTTGGTGCCGCGCCCCCTGGTGATCACACAATCGGCTCTGGCCGTGTTGCAGGAGGCATGGGGATCGTGA
- the tuf gene encoding elongation factor Tu — protein sequence MAKQKFERTKPHVNIGTIGHVDHGKTTLTAAVTHALAVAGKTKAMGFYEIDNAPEEKERGITIAISHVEYETVARHYAHIDCPGHADYIKNMITGAAQMDGAILVVSAADGPMPQTREHILLARQVNVPYVVVFLNKVDMVDDPELLELVELEVRELLSAYKFPGDDLPVIRGSALRALEALQGNPKLARGENEWVDGVWALMDAADKSIPTPQREVEKPFLMAVEDIFTITGRGTVATGRVERGKLSVGEEVEIVGLRPEARRTVVTGLEMFRKSLDETLAGDNVGVLLRGVEKDEVERGMVLAKPGSIKPHTDFQAEVYVLAKEEGGRHTPFFTGYRPQFYFRTTDVTGDIVLPEGVEMVMPGDNITMGVKLITPVALEEGLRFAIREGGRTVGAGVVVKVEA from the coding sequence ATGGCCAAGCAGAAGTTTGAGCGGACGAAGCCGCACGTAAACATAGGGACGATAGGGCACGTAGATCACGGAAAGACGACGCTGACGGCGGCGGTGACGCATGCGTTGGCGGTGGCAGGCAAGACCAAGGCGATGGGATTTTACGAAATCGACAACGCTCCGGAGGAGAAGGAGCGGGGGATCACGATAGCGATCAGCCACGTAGAGTACGAGACCGTGGCGAGGCACTACGCGCACATAGACTGTCCGGGGCACGCGGACTACATCAAGAACATGATCACGGGAGCGGCGCAGATGGACGGTGCGATCCTGGTGGTATCGGCGGCGGACGGGCCGATGCCGCAGACGCGGGAGCACATCCTGTTGGCGCGGCAGGTGAACGTACCGTACGTGGTGGTGTTCTTGAACAAGGTAGACATGGTGGATGACCCTGAGCTGCTGGAGCTGGTGGAGTTAGAGGTGAGGGAACTGCTGAGCGCCTACAAGTTTCCCGGGGACGACCTGCCGGTGATCCGGGGGTCGGCGTTGCGGGCGCTGGAGGCGTTGCAGGGGAACCCGAAGCTAGCGCGCGGGGAGAACGAGTGGGTAGACGGGGTGTGGGCGCTGATGGACGCGGCGGACAAATCCATTCCGACGCCACAGCGCGAGGTAGAGAAGCCATTCCTGATGGCGGTAGAGGACATCTTCACGATCACAGGGCGGGGGACGGTAGCGACGGGGCGGGTAGAGCGTGGGAAGCTTAGCGTAGGGGAAGAAGTGGAGATAGTAGGGTTGCGGCCAGAGGCGCGGCGGACGGTGGTGACGGGGCTGGAGATGTTCCGCAAGTCGCTGGACGAGACGCTGGCAGGGGACAACGTAGGCGTGTTGCTGCGAGGGGTAGAGAAGGACGAGGTAGAGCGGGGGATGGTGCTGGCGAAGCCTGGGTCGATCAAGCCGCACACGGACTTTCAGGCGGAGGTATACGTACTGGCGAAAGAGGAGGGGGGACGGCACACGCCGTTCTTCACGGGATACCGGCCGCAGTTCTACTTCCGGACGACGGACGTGACCGGTGACATAGTGCTACCCGAAGGGGTAGAGATGGTGATGCCGGGTGACAACATCACGATGGGGGTGAAGCTGATCACCCCGGTGGCGCTGGAGGAGGGCCTGCGGTTTGCGATCCGGGAAGGCGGACGGACGGTGGGCGCCGGTGTCGTTGTGAAGGTGGAGGCGTAA
- the rplB gene encoding 50S ribosomal protein L2 yields the protein MGIKKFKPTTPGRRFGSVSSFEEITKTRPERPLLEPLRRRAGRNGQGKVTVRHQGGGHKRRYRVIDFKRDKDGIPARVAAVEYDPNRSARLALLHYADGEKRYILAPVGLRVGDTVSSGPQADIRPGNALPLRAIPVGTVVHNIELMPSRGGQMVRAAGAGAQVMAKEGKVAHIRLPSGEVRLVPLDCTATIGQVGNVDHDATKLGKAGRSRWLGRRPSVRGVAMDPSSHPHGGGEGRSPIGMPGPVTPWGKPTLGYKTRKAKRSDAVIVKRRK from the coding sequence ATGGGAATCAAGAAGTTCAAACCAACGACGCCGGGGCGGCGGTTTGGGAGCGTCTCGAGCTTCGAGGAGATTACGAAGACCAGGCCCGAACGGCCGCTTCTGGAGCCGTTGCGCCGGCGCGCGGGCCGCAACGGGCAGGGTAAGGTGACCGTGCGCCACCAGGGCGGGGGGCACAAGCGACGTTACCGGGTCATTGACTTCAAGCGCGACAAGGACGGAATCCCCGCCCGCGTGGCGGCGGTGGAGTACGATCCCAACCGGTCGGCGCGCCTCGCGCTGTTGCACTATGCCGACGGCGAGAAGCGCTACATCTTGGCGCCGGTGGGCCTGCGCGTTGGGGACACGGTGTCCTCCGGCCCGCAGGCCGACATCCGCCCCGGCAATGCGTTGCCGCTGCGGGCGATTCCGGTGGGCACCGTGGTTCACAACATTGAGTTGATGCCCTCACGGGGCGGCCAGATGGTGCGGGCCGCCGGCGCGGGCGCGCAGGTCATGGCAAAGGAAGGGAAAGTGGCGCACATCCGGTTGCCTTCGGGCGAGGTTAGGCTGGTGCCGCTGGACTGTACTGCCACCATCGGCCAGGTCGGCAATGTGGACCACGATGCCACCAAGCTCGGCAAGGCCGGGAGATCGCGGTGGCTGGGCCGCAGGCCCTCCGTCCGCGGCGTGGCCATGGATCCGTCCAGCCACCCGCACGGGGGCGGGGAAGGACGGTCCCCGATCGGGATGCCGGGGCCGGTTACTCCGTGGGGCAAGCCCACGCTGGGGTACAAGACGCGCAAGGCCAAGCGCTCCGACGCGGTGATCGTGAAGCGGCGCAAGTAG